In Nanoarchaeota archaeon, the genomic window GCTTTATCTTTTCTGTGTTTGTCATCACATTGAACATGGCAAGGGATGCATTTGCGAACGCTTCTTCAAGCGTTTTTCCGTATGCCTGAAACTTCACATCCGCTGTTTTCGGGAAAAATTTGAACTGCTCGCTACTGTTTTTTACAATTTTCATTCATTTCGCCTCATCCATAGTAGTACCGCTTTCATGCGCCCATATCAGAATGTCGAATTCATCCATCGATATTCCAATAGTTTCACAGAATACTTTTAACTTCTCTTCTATTTCAAGATATGTTCTCTTTGAAATAGACTTTGGTATATTATCTATGGCGCCAAGCGTTTTTAAGTTTTTCAGAATGTGCCGGTCAAGTATGGCGAGGCCGCAAAAACCGACATTGCGCAGGAAATGCGACGATTCTTTCCAGCCAAGCCCCTTGAAATAACGGCTGTTGTTTGCGATTTTTTCGCGAAGTTCGAAAGCATTGCCTGAAAGGTATTTGCTGAGGTTGATTTCATTCGCAATTAGGTTCGCGCGATTATGCATGAGAAACTTCTTTTTGTTCTCGCAATACCGCACGCCTTGAACACATTCGCCGATAATTCCTGTTTGCAGAAATTTGGTCTCTTCAAGCTGCTTTTGCGCGATTCTTCCGGCTTTTGCCGAGCCGTTTGCGGTCATGATGCAATAGCACATTTCGTAGAAAATCTGCTCATGCGTGCGAATTTTTTCGAAGTTCAAAAGGCGCAGTTTTATTGCGGATTTTTTAAGGTCATACTCTGCTTTTAGCGATTTAATATCCATTACGTAAGCCACCTCAAGAACCATTTTACAGTTTCGTTTATCAACTGCATCGTGTTATTATATCCGGCAAAATGGTGGTCTGCGCCGTTGATTATAACAAGTTTCTTCGGCTCATTGGCTTTCTCTGTGAGCTCCTTTGAGCTGCTGATATTTACCCGGTCATCTGCAGTGCCGTGAATAACAAGAAGCGGCGCATTAATTTTGCTAATCTCTTCAATCGGCCTGAACTGCTTCATTTCGTCAAAATATGGCTTTTTTATTTTATGGCTTGCGCGCTCGGCAAATCCGGATTTTTCCGCTTCCTTAAGCGATAGTATGAACTCCGCGGAAAGCTTCGTGTAGTCGGCAACAGGCGCAAAAAGGACAATTGCTTTGAGATCTTTGTTTTTTGCAGCCTCAAGAATCGCGATTTCGCCGCCGAGGGAATGTCCCACGATACCGATTTTGTTTATGTCTGCAAAGGTCTGTTTTTTCAGATAATTTATCGCGCATTCGAGATCATCAAGCTCTTGAATTATTGAAACATCATCCATTTCCCCTTCGCTGTCTCCATGCCCAGAAAAGTCGAACCGAAACACTGCAAAGCCATTTTTGCAAAGTGCCCTTGCAAGGCGTACGCGCAAGCGGTATTTTCCGATTTTGTCGCCGGAAAATCCGTGGCATAGAATAACTGCGGGTGCATTTTTAGTAATTTCGGGAGTATGCAAAATTCCGGCAAGATTCTGTTTTTTTGAATTTTTGAAAGAAATTACGTTTTCCATTAGAGACACC contains:
- a CDS encoding alpha/beta fold hydrolase, coding for MENVISFKNSKKQNLAGILHTPEITKNAPAVILCHGFSGDKIGKYRLRVRLARALCKNGFAVFRFDFSGHGDSEGEMDDVSIIQELDDLECAINYLKKQTFADINKIGIVGHSLGGEIAILEAAKNKDLKAIVLFAPVADYTKLSAEFILSLKEAEKSGFAERASHKIKKPYFDEMKQFRPIEEISKINAPLLVIHGTADDRVNISSSKELTEKANEPKKLVIINGADHHFAGYNNTMQLINETVKWFLRWLT
- a CDS encoding DNA lyase — translated: MVLEVAYVMDIKSLKAEYDLKKSAIKLRLLNFEKIRTHEQIFYEMCYCIMTANGSAKAGRIAQKQLEETKFLQTGIIGECVQGVRYCENKKKFLMHNRANLIANEINLSKYLSGNAFELREKIANNSRYFKGLGWKESSHFLRNVGFCGLAILDRHILKNLKTLGAIDNIPKSISKRTYLEIEEKLKVFCETIGISMDEFDILIWAHESGTTMDEAK